The Mariprofundus ferrinatatus DNA window GGTGGAGCGGGTGATGGTGGAGCATGGCGGCAGGGTAAGCGTGAAAAGTGAAAACGGACGAACAACAATGACATTGCATCTGCCGGTCAGGCAGACAGGGCAGGAGGAGCAGTGATGCGGGCACTGGTGATTGATGACGACGATGGGATTCGCTGGATTCTTGACCGTGTGCTCAAAGAGGAGGCGGTGGAGGTTGTGCAGGCCGGCACGATTGCCGAAGCTGAAGAAGCGCTGGCTGATGGCGCCTTTGATATCGCATTCCTCGATGTCTATCTGCCGGATGGCAACGGCATGGATCTGCTGGCCACCGGCGTTTTCACCATGCCTGTAGTGATGCTGACTGCCGAAACCACCTTCGGCCATGCCGCCGAGGCCTACCGCATTGGCGCCATGGAGTATCTGCCGAAACCGTTTGATATCAACGAGGTGCGCCAGCTCGTGCAGCGCGTGCGCCCCAAGAAGAAAACCAGAAAGGTGGAAGATAAACCTGCCATCAATGTGCAGCACGATATGATTATCGGACGCAGCCAGGCAATGCAGAACCTCTTCCGCACCCTTGGCCGCGTGGCGGCTTCCGACCTTACCGTGCTGATTACCGGTGAGTCGGGTACCGGTAAGGAGATGGTGGCGCGCACACTGCATGAGCGAAGCCAGCGGGCCAAAAAACCGTTTGTGGCCATCAATACGGCGGCAATTCCGGCCGAACTTCTCGAGTCGGAGCTGTTCGGTCACGAAAAGGGATCCTTTACGGGTGCTGATAAAACCCGCGAGGGCCGTTTTGAACAGGCCGATGGCGGCACCCTCTTCCTTGATGAGATCGGTGATATGCCGGCAGCACTGCAGGCAAAGCTGTTGCGCGTGCTCGAGGAGGGGCGTGTTCAGCGCGTTGGTGGCAGTTCATCAAAAGTGGTCAATGTACGGCTGCTTGCCGCCACCCACCAGCATCTGCCCGAAAAAATCAGCAGGGGGGAGTTCAGGGAGGATCTCTACTACCGCCTGAATGTGATTCCCGTCCACATTCCGCCGCTGCGTGAGCGCCGTGATGATATCATGGAGCTGGCAAACTTCCTGCTCGATCAGGCGGTTGAGGAGTTGGGCATGGATGCACCGATCCTGCTTGATGATGCGGCAGACCTGCTCACCCGCCATGACTGGCCGGGCAATGTGCGCGAACTGAAGAATGTGATGCGCCGGCTGGCGGTGTTGACGCCGGGTGCAAGCATTACGCTCTCCGACGTGGCGCTGGCGCTGGGCAATGTCGATAACATGAAGAGGGGGGAGGAGACGCTCTCCGAAG harbors:
- a CDS encoding sigma-54-dependent transcriptional regulator — protein: MRALVIDDDDGIRWILDRVLKEEAVEVVQAGTIAEAEEALADGAFDIAFLDVYLPDGNGMDLLATGVFTMPVVMLTAETTFGHAAEAYRIGAMEYLPKPFDINEVRQLVQRVRPKKKTRKVEDKPAINVQHDMIIGRSQAMQNLFRTLGRVAASDLTVLITGESGTGKEMVARTLHERSQRAKKPFVAINTAAIPAELLESELFGHEKGSFTGADKTREGRFEQADGGTLFLDEIGDMPAALQAKLLRVLEEGRVQRVGGSSSKVVNVRLLAATHQHLPEKISRGEFREDLYYRLNVIPVHIPPLRERRDDIMELANFLLDQAVEELGMDAPILLDDAADLLTRHDWPGNVRELKNVMRRLAVLTPGASITLSDVALALGNVDNMKRGEETLSEAVTRCTRNYMHQLGYAKPVNMYQHMLEQVEPPLLLLAMERCNGNQLKVADMLGLNRNTVRKLLRKYNIDPTYFR